A window of the Halichoerus grypus chromosome 2, mHalGry1.hap1.1, whole genome shotgun sequence genome harbors these coding sequences:
- the RASD1 gene encoding dexamethasone-induced Ras-related protein 1 isoform X1: protein MKLAAMIKKMCPSDSELSIPAKNCYRMVILGSSKVGKTAIVSRFLTGRFEDAYTPTIEDFHRKFYSIRGEVYQLDILDTSGNHPFPAMRRLSILTGDVFILVFSLDNRDSFEEVQRLKQQILDTKSCLKNKTKENVDVPLVICGNKGDRDFYREVEQREIERLVGDDPQRCAYFEISAKKNSSLDQMFRALFAMAKLPSEMSPDLHRKVSVQYCDVLHKKALRNKKLLRAGSGGGDPGDAFGIVAPFARRPSVHSDLMYIREKASGGGQAKDKERCVIS from the exons ATGAAACTGGCCGCGATGATCAAGAAGATGTGCCCGAGCGACTCGGAGCTGAGTATCCCGGCCAAGAACTGCTACCGCATGGTCATCCTCGGCTCGTCCAAGGTGGGCAAGACGGCCATCGTGTCGCGCTTCCTCACGGGCCGCTTCGAGGACGCCTACACGCCCACCATCGAGGACTTCCACCGCAAGTTCTACTCCATCCGCGGCGAGGTCTACCAGCTCGACATCCTCGACACGTCCGGCAACCACCCGTTCCCCGCCATGCGGCGCCTCTCCATCCTCACCG GAGACGTTTTCATCCTGGTGTTCAGCCTGGACAACCGCGACTCCTTCGAGGAGGTGCAGAGGCTCAAGCAGCAGATCCTGGACACCAAGTCTTGCCTCAAGAACAAAACCAAGGAGAACGTGGACGTGCCGCTGGTCATCTGCGGCAACAAGGGGGACCGGGACTTCTACCGCGAGGTGGAGCAGCGCGAGATCGAGCGGCTGGTGGGCGACGACCCCCAGCGCTGCGCCTACTTCGAGATCTCGGCCAAGAAGAACAGCAGCCTGGACCAGATGTTCCGGGCGCTCTTCGCCATGGCCAAGCTGCCCAGCGAGATGAGCCCGGACCTGCACCGCAAGGTGTCCGTGCAGTACTGCGACGTGCTGCACAAGAAGGCGCTGCGGAACAAGAAGCTGCTGCGAGCCGGCAGCGGCGGCGGGGACCCCGGCGACGCTTTCGGCATCGTGGCGCCCTTCGCGCGCCGGCCCAGCGTGCACAGCGACCTCATGTACATCCGCGAGAAGGCCAGCGGCGGCGGCCAGGCCAAGGACAAGGAGCGCTGCGTCATCAGCTag
- the RASD1 gene encoding dexamethasone-induced Ras-related protein 1 isoform X2 gives MKLAAMIKKMCPSDSELSIPAKNCYRMVILGSSKVGKTAIVSRFLTGRFEDAYTPTIEDFHRKFYSIRGEVYQLDILDTSGNHPFPAMRRLSILTDPGHQVLPQEQNQGERGRAAGHLRQQGGPGLLPRGGAARDRAAGGRRPPALRLLRDLGQEEQQPGPDVPGALRHGQAAQRDEPGPAPQGVRAVLRRAAQEGAAEQEAAASRQRRRGPRRRFRHRGALRAPAQRAQRPHVHPREGQRRRPGQGQGALRHQLGAPPPPANPPRAGDRT, from the exons ATGAAACTGGCCGCGATGATCAAGAAGATGTGCCCGAGCGACTCGGAGCTGAGTATCCCGGCCAAGAACTGCTACCGCATGGTCATCCTCGGCTCGTCCAAGGTGGGCAAGACGGCCATCGTGTCGCGCTTCCTCACGGGCCGCTTCGAGGACGCCTACACGCCCACCATCGAGGACTTCCACCGCAAGTTCTACTCCATCCGCGGCGAGGTCTACCAGCTCGACATCCTCGACACGTCCGGCAACCACCCGTTCCCCGCCATGCGGCGCCTCTCCATCCTCACCG ATCCTGGACACCAAGTCTTGCCTCAAGAACAAAACCAAGGAGAACGTGGACGTGCCGCTGGTCATCTGCGGCAACAAGGGGGACCGGGACTTCTACCGCGAGGTGGAGCAGCGCGAGATCGAGCGGCTGGTGGGCGACGACCCCCAGCGCTGCGCCTACTTCGAGATCTCGGCCAAGAAGAACAGCAGCCTGGACCAGATGTTCCGGGCGCTCTTCGCCATGGCCAAGCTGCCCAGCGAGATGAGCCCGGACCTGCACCGCAAGGTGTCCGTGCAGTACTGCGACGTGCTGCACAAGAAGGCGCTGCGGAACAAGAAGCTGCTGCGAGCCGGCAGCGGCGGCGGGGACCCCGGCGACGCTTTCGGCATCGTGGCGCCCTTCGCGCGCCGGCCCAGCGTGCACAGCGACCTCATGTACATCCGCGAGAAGGCCAGCGGCGGCGGCCAGGCCAAGGACAAGGAGCGCTGCGTCATCAGCTaggagccccccctccccccgccaatCCCCCCCGCGCCGGCGACAGAACCTAA